The Capsicum annuum cultivar UCD-10X-F1 chromosome 1, UCD10Xv1.1, whole genome shotgun sequence sequence AGAATAGAAGAACAATAACTCACCTAATCAAGATGAAAGAacctaaattgattaaaaaaaatacaacttcaGAGATTTTAAGAATGTAATCACGACTCTTTTCTGATGAGTCATGATATCCTACAATACTAAAACAATGAATATAAGATAAGTATATGGTGATATTTGTGATAAAATATTCTGATTCTGGTTTAAAGTTTTAATAATTTGATGAATGTTTTCATTTGTAGGACCTGGAGCTAGTGCCCAGATGTGGCATCCACACGTGGTGGCGTTGGTTCTAAAAAAACagtgaagagagaaaaaaatatgttcTTCGTCTAATGTTGTgtggtattttttagtttatttttaaaaaatatattttattataaattgaaaattaattttaaaattaaaataatttgcaatcacaaaaatatttaatattataaatttaaattttttaaaatattgtgtaAAATTAAAGTATCACATAAAAtgtaataagaaaaaaatattactaatttatttGGCTAATGATGGTTATGGTGTTTCCACGTGTGGGTACAACATTAAATGATGAATTTGTGGTACACATTTTTTATAAGTATATAAATGTTTTCATTTTGTGGAACCCACATTTAGTGCTAAAATTTGGGTTGTTTTGGGGTGTGAGGACGACGAAAATTTGTCATCCTGCCCTTATAATATGTAGtaaggtaatatatatatatatatatatagaaagatgACTGTCATTTCGCTCAAGGGAAAATCCGTCTTTGAGCTGCAAAGAGATATTTTCCCATCTTTCCTCAATGTTTCCAGAAGACCCAATTCCTTATGTCTTTGTTCCTTTCTCCGACTTTCCTTTTACAATCAATCGTAcaacttcttctctttcttcctcAAGCTCTCAAACACTATCCAATCTTGGATCCAAACAGCAACAAGAACACTTAACTTCTCAAGGTATAATGCTTGTACTGCTCATTTTGCACAATATCTATCTAGAATCATTAATTTGTGTCattcttatgtttttttttatctaaGCCTACAGGGGAGCTCTCTTCCTTTTTGCTTTAAGTTTTATCTAATAAAAATTTACAAGGTAATGAGTACCGTTTGGTATTTgtgtatgatttttattcatcTATTGAACTCTGAATCATCTGTCGTTTTATCGATTTTGTTATAGCATAAGAATGCGGACAAGCAAAAAGAGCCGAGTGGTGATATAACTATTGTATACATTAAAGCAGAAGATGAAATCTTTCACGAggtaccaatttttttttaacttttctgtTTTGCCGTACTGCTACATGTTTCTGATTCTTCCTTTTATTGCTTCTTCAATTAAGCTCTTGATCCTTCAGTTTTCCTTTGTATACAAATTTGTTTAGGAGTGACAAGGTAAGTGTTTTTCTTGTCGtatcaaaaattttatgtattttatcgCGCTGGTTTATATTTAGTCTATATATGTTGATTTCCTGCAAAAGAATACACCAATGAAATGTCACTCACACATATACTAGAATCATTCAATTGGGATAAAGGTTAAGATAAATTGAAGGTTCTACTGCATCACTTTGGTGATCTCTTTCTAGGACCGATGGTTTGCATTTATTATAACCCGGAACTTTAAAAGTGCAGTTTTTAACTATCTGTTGAGAGACCATGTGTTGGCTTTTTGGATCACTCTATAAAACTTTTGTAGAGTTTCATGTATCGGAAAAGCTGGCCTATTTGGAAAAGGGTACAAAATTGTCCCATGGCTTTGGTCTAATGACAAGAATGTTGAGCTGATGTGTGGGTTAGATGTATGTCACGGTTTCAAACCTTACAGGCAAAAGCCTGACATTTAAGTAGAGAAGGGTAGAGGTGTAGGTCCAATATCCATCAATATTCGAACAGTGTGGCATATGCTATAGTAAACAACAAAGTCTGTTGAGGTTATGAAGTCACTTAGTCGAACTAGGAAACTACAAGGAAAAGGAGGCTAAGGTTATGAAGTAAGGCCACCTTAAGGGTAGATGGAATGGTTCATTATCCACCGAGGCTCAAACCGTTAGATGTATATGTGTTTTGCTTCTAAGCTTTGATTGTTTATAAATATGGATTTCTCTTTTGTACATgtatataaaaatgaaaatatcacTGCTCTGAAGAAAGCTCCGTCCAAAAAAACAAAGGCATCGTGAAATTATAGAGCTCTCTCTGCtgagaaaagagaaataaacttACTGCAGTTACAGACGACTCTTGTTTGTTCTACAATACAAAATGCAATGAATACTTTCACTGTATTGGCAGGTTCTTCCAAGTTTAATACAAACCTGGTTGAGAAAGGATGTGAAGCAATCACTTCCTCGTGCACTCAAACAGGTTAGCTTAACATTTTCGGCTCCTTTAAATTAATACTTATACTGTGGAACAAATTGATGCTAGACCAAAGGTAATTCAACCAGAGGACCTTGTGGATGTGGTGATTGGACGTAAATTCTCCTATGTGAAAGCTCATTTTAATATGTGTAGTTGTTTTCTTGTCTGTGAAAGCCACAACTTGATTTGTAATTGTATCAGGTTCCAGAGGGGTTCGAAGAGGAAGCCCATGGCTTTGATCAAGAAGCTGTGCAAGGCGGTAACACGAGCAATTTTATCGTTatgaattattttgttttgtgcTTAATGCCAATTATTTCTATATTAAGGAATAACTAGGTAGTTATATTCGAGACTATGTACACCTCTGGTTATGCATATGGTGCATCTCTCTatctttaaatttcttttttcctgCTCAAATCTATAATTTTGTTAGTAAAATAAGGTCATTTTACTTCAGTAGTTACTGAAGATCAACAAATACATATCTGTACAACAAACAAACTTAGTCGGCATAAAATGATATCCAGCTAACCAAATCTCTCAGCTTGCCCAAATGGACCGCATTCCAGTACCAAATGAAACATCCCTACCAATCTCTCTATCTGCTATCAAGACTGATAAAGTGAAAGCTAAAGTTAgaacatttattttattaattgagATTATGTAATTATAATAGTTGCCAGGAAAGGTCTGTTAATATTATTAGCATAACTTTCATTTGATTTTCGCAGCTTCAAGAGTCAGAATCGAAACAAGTTAGGTTATACCATGGTGTTATCGAGTTTCAATAGCCGCACGAGGGAAACTTGCATGCTATtcctatataagaagtcacaGTAGTGGCAATAGAAGCAGACAAGAGACTGGGGACATGCCACTCCTGCTTATCTAATGGgcaattttgtcatttttagCTGCTTTGTGATGCAACTGATCCACCTGAATCTCTTCCTTATCCATTTTCACTTGCATCTCCTCGCTGTTCGGTTGTAATTGATCGACTTTCCGTCTACTTGCTATCTCAACTGAATTAATAAAGGGTTAATTACTGTTGCTGCTGGTTTATAGTGAGTTCCTCTCGCCATGTTTTGCTTCTGCCAAGGTAATTGCATCGCTAACTATATACCATACACATATATTCTTTTTACGACTTATGATTTGAAGAATAAACATAACAATTCGTTCAATAGATGCCTTGTTTTAAAGGAGAATATAAATTCTGCTACTGCATAACCCCTAcaataaattcataaaaactcCTGCAGTATTACATATTGCTTAAAGTCAATTTAGGAATTGGATTTTAGTGCTTCTTgtttttatttcattagtttgtTCCGCTGAATTAGCCTTTTTCTTGTGTGTATCATTTACAGTAGTTTGCGAGAAACATTGTTTCTTTCGTTTGAGTGCTTATTCATAATGCTCTTTCGTATATTTTTTTGGGAGACAAGTCACAAAGAGGAACATAGAAATACAAAATTATAAGGTTGTGTTGGTATTGTTCTCCTATTTAAACAAGAATTTAGAGATGGAATCCTTGAAATATGTTGTTCGGCCTTTTGAAAATATCGTCAGATACGTATAGGTTCCTTCAAAAGTTGTGCATTTTCTAAGGATCCAACACACATATGGCCATATCTTTAGATAGTTCTAACAACTTAGTCCCTCAATAATCAAATGAAGAAGCATTATGTGGAATGTACACCAAAATTGGAAGTTGACAGTTTTATATTGAAACTTTGGGATACCGGAGGATCTACTTGGGCTAAGGTTTCAGATAGAACAAGAATTTTTTTGATACTAGAAGCcatattttatttccttcttcAAGATTTTTCTATTTCCTTTGTTTTATTGATATATCACTCGTTTCTGTCTAGTTGTTTAAAAAAGAACAACTTTTTAAGTTTGGAAAATTATTAACTTCAAACTTCCCAGTTTACCTTTAATAACATGCTCTTAATAAATCAATAACGGagacaaaatttgaaatttttaggTTCACGATTCTTGCCTTTTTAAGTTACCAAGCTCTAAATTATTAAAGGAATTTCTTAAGATATATACAGTATTTGGACCAAGGTTACTGGGTTCAACTGAATCTGTACCTTGGTCTCTAGCTCCACCCATTGCCCAGCCTCATGAACATTGCTGACAACCCAACAAAACAACAAGCTATAAGCAGCTCGTTCTTAGGCACATTGTCAAAGTATTTCACCCGAATCCTTCATCTGTGCATAGACCATCGGAGTTGTTGAAAGGCAGACCTCACAACATCGACCTTATCCTGACAGAAGTTGACCTGCCATCAATCTCTGGATATTCTCTTCTTACCTTGATTATGGAGCATGACATATGCAAGAACATTCCTGTACTAAGTATGATACTTCCTTTATCCAGCTATCATTGAAGAAGAAGTTGGTCAGCATATCAAATTTACTCATGACagaacttttttaaaaaaatttgcagTGATGTCCTCAAACGACTCAGTTAGTACAGTTTATAGATGCATGCTGAAAGGCTCAGTTAGTACAGTTTATAGATGCATGCTGAAAGGTGCAGCAGACTTTCTTGTCAAGCCTGTTAAAAAGAATGAattaaataacttggggcagcaCGTCTGGAGGACACGATCTGTAAGCATGACCCTAACTTGTGTTTCTTTTCTTAAACATCATATCTGAACTTTTCGCCTGTTATCTACATAATAACTTAACTATTCGTGTTTCTTTTCTTAAACATCATATTTGAACTTTTCGCTTGTCGTCTACATAATAACTTAACTATTTTTACCTTTCAGGCAAGTGAAGTTCCCAGGAGCCTCTTGATGAAAGTGTTGCACAACCAAAGGTTGAGGCCACAGCTGAAAACAATGCTTGCAGCAACCATTCCAGTGGTTATAAGGCTTGCGTTCAGAGAAACCGGGAATGCATTGAGAAACCAAGTGATGCTCAGGTAATATATATTTACTTCCATGAAATTCTTTTTGTACAAAAATGTTTTATTTGTGTCAAAATGTTACTTGAGTTTCCAATGGATGATGATCTTTTTGAGATAAGCTTTAAAGTTTGTAGCAAGATATAtaactatttccttttttctagaGCTCATGCACAAAGCCAGAGTTGGAGAATGAAGAAGATAATGCAGAAGACTTACTGGAATCTACTCAACCAAATAGGAATGCATCTCTTCCAAATGCTGCAGAGTTGGAGATGGAACTACTTTACGAAGCAAGTAATAGATTGAGAATGTCCGAGAATGATGCTAGAGGTAAAATTTTTCTGACCATCTCATGATTCGGAAAGCTGGCCTGTTCTGTTGAATCATTTAGGAGTACGTGTACCTGTTCTGATGTTCTAACATTATTTCCATCATACAATTTGGTGCAGCTCCCATAAAAGATGCAAATGCAATGGTTAGTTTTATTGCTTGAGATGTACTGGATCACTCTCTTTTATATCTTCTTTTGGGGGAAAGATAtattgagccgagggtctattagaaacaacttctctaccccACAAAGATGAGGATAAGGTCTGCATACATTTTAACCTCCCTAGATCCCACTTGTGGGCATGCCATTGACTTGATCGGAGCATTTGACTGCATCGGTCTTCTATATCTGTTCATGCAATTGATCATTCTTCATCCAGTGAGATGCTTCTATTTCCTTAGAGCACGTACCAGCCTAGCAACATGAGGTGCAAAAGGACACAAGGTTTCTTCGCTCGATACGCATCTTTCACTTGATCTTTTACCTGTTGGCCGAATGGGCCACATTCTCATAAAAATAGCATTACTGCTAGGCGGTTTCACTTTGTTAATATCTGTGTGTCAATGGTGTCAATATTTCATAACAATCCAGCTACTTTGCCAATAGTTTATGTAAATGTTTATCCAACATTTTTAAAACAAAGAGATACATACATACAGTGGTACGAATGAAACCTACAATGTAATTCTTACAATTTTACAAATGGATATTCATTCTGATAGCATAATAGCTTAGGTTATTGAAACTTTTATTCTAATAGCTATTGTGTTTCTTTCATTGAACAAAGATTTGTTTTATCAACATATTTTGAACTCCTTAATAATTTAatctttaaatataatttaacagGTGTTTCATCGTTTATTTTCGAGATATTTATCACAGCAACAACTACATCCCCTATTGtagaatttataaatattatccATAGCAATATAAATAGACAACAATCACTAGCATATGTAAATGTGAGCATCCAATAGTATGTTATTTCCATTATTCTTTGGAATCATTTCCATCAACTGATCCAATCAAATAAAATAGTTCCTTATTGTTATACTTCATTTTATTCTACTATACGATATCTATCTAGTCTATCtagtatctatatatatatatatatgagacatTTTTCGTCGTCCTCAGAGggtcaaatttgacattttaaagTTGGTTTTCTTGAGAATCTTCACTCTCTATTGAGTTAATTAGCCATTTTATTGACAAAGTGTTTCACGAAAGCTGTCTGCCGTGTCTTTGTTAAAGTCGGTGCTTGTACATTTAATAAAGAGTGACCACGTGTTGTAAAATGTCAAGATTTTATGTTCCCCCTTTTACGTTGCCTATGGTTTgttccatattatttttttttcattttattttactacatatttttttaattagatatattttttattttatttaatgtgtCACTTTTTTATCGaacccaaaataaataaagattttgTAAAGTTTATCAAATTCtcctttttagaataaaaaagggtattatctttaaaattaggtggaaataaaattaataatttttttctataatcaaTACTCTTCAAAATCGTAAAAATAAGTTTGTAATaatccaaaaaatttattttaaagggtatattagtaaaattatctttcttatttatcaTCTTTTAAGTATCGTACAAAAATGAAAGTGATACTCGTGATGGGtgtactttattattattaccatATATATGGGAGAATCATCAATTTAGATAGTCCTCACATAATTTTTTGGGtctcattttattcctaattaaAGTATCATGACTTTATAATTCCTGACATAATTTGGTAAAATTTTAAGAAGAGAAAAGACATtttttccccctgaacttgtcctccaaactcactttagcacttaaacttaacttttatttatttacccccttaatatctttaaagtgtatttgttttaCCTCTCAAAattgaataccactctcacaacagAGAGTGGGTTACACGCGTCATGTCGGTGTCAAATCAGTACCACATCAGTGTCAGGTCATTACCACGTaagaaattaggatttaaaaaaaaatcctacacacactctttttatgtatttttgttttaaaaagcaaaaaataaatatttactatttatacatatatatttatatatatatatatatatatatatataaatactacataatatatatatacatattaaattaaaaatgcccccacccccaccccattttcatttaaataatatatattttatataattatttttattttaaaaataaaaaatatatatgtactatatacatatattaaataagaaattcaacccACCCCAACCTCTTTCTCCATTCCAGCCCCCCTCGCGTGCTCTTCTTCTCTTCCAACTCCCCCGCTCTTCTTCCATTCCATCCCCTACCCCCACCCTTGTTCTTTCTCCCCTTCCCCCCTCCCCGCAattctttttcccttttcagCCCCACACCTACCCCACCCCCTTTCTTTCATTGATGATAAgcgatttaaaaataaaatcattaatttaatttaatttttatctaaattttgagGGAGTTGTATTGAAAGTTGAGATGTTATTCAATGGAGAAAATTATTTAATGATGTTTTCATGTTTGTTTTtgggtggtgttaatggaggaaagtggaaaaaaaataaagaaaagtgttGTTTTTGGGCGGTGTTATTAATagaggaaagagaaaaaaattaaagtgttgttcttgggtggtgttgttaacgaaggaaattgaaaaaatttaaaggaaagtgttgtttttgagtggtggtgttaatggaggaaagtgggaaaaaaataaaggaaagtgttgttcttgggcgGTGTTATTAATAGaggaaagagaaaaattaaagtgttgttcttgggtagTGTTGTTAACGAAGGAAATTGAAAAAATGTAAAGGAAAGTGTTGCTTTTGGGTGGTGTTGTTAATTAAGGAAAGTGGAAAAAATTAAAGTGTTGTTCTTGAGTGGTGTTGTtgatggaggaaagtgaaaaaaatttaaaggaaagtATTGTTCTTAGGTGGTGTTGTTAatgaaggaaagtgaaaaaatttgagtttgttaatggaggtttgagtgttgttgttgatgatgatttgaagaacaaagaagaagagaaaaagtgtttatttttaattttaattttaattttaattatttttaatttttttattatattttaaatataatattattgaaattaattttttttaataaataaatacgtTCCTTTTTGAGAAAAATGTCACATTGACTTTAGGAGTTAAATAAATATActttaaatatgttaaaaaaataaataaataaaaattaaatttaaatactaaagtgagtttggagggaAAAGATGTTTTTTCTGGTTTAAGAACTTACAGACCTTTCAGATGTAGTATGATTGCATCATGAAAACAATGAAAGTGGTCCCACAAAATACACCAACACCTATTgagttttatttttccttaagaaGTTATTATAGGTACGTAAAGAATTACCTGTCATTCATTTTTGTTCTGTTTTCTCATAAGTGTATTTATTGAATCAAAATATTATTCTATCATATTATGTATTACTTATAGATGTTATTTACCATTATTGTTTGTTATTTAAAAGTTTTATTCCCCGATTCAACGTAAAGTTTATGAAAATCTTACATGTggcattattttttcataattctcCTTTTAAGATTTTTTATATGAACCTTTGtaattgattgaatttttttttggttttattaaattattttttttccatcttaaaatatttatcacatttTACTTTTGAAGATCAAATTATATGaactttaatcaatatttttaagaaaaaaaatattattatatcgATATAATCATTATAATTTATGGTATCTgtttttcatatagttttgaatatctaatttttaattttattgaattaatataacacaatttaattgtaaaataagtcaaattatcttttgaaaaataaaacgaTAAAATTTAAACAACTTTGAAGACAATCATTTTTTACCACTAAAACATAGAGAATCTTGAGATTTTGCCTTCACAAggttttttttgatattttaattttttggtgaaataaaatcACTACATGATAATTAATGGTGTTTTcttgttcatattttcattttcgcccttattctttttgttaagaCCATTCCACTTGGATTTTTATAATTGATTTCATCTTGCCACATGTTAgattactatttaattaaaactactttcattttaaatcaacaatattCAAGCTAACGTTTCCTACAAAATTAAAGCTTTCAATGATTTCAACTACAACCTCATAGTTCTTTTTGATactatattataataataatatcttgtatttatCGTTTCTCGTAGTGGACATGAAAAAGTATAAAACAGTAATTAAAATGGAACAAATAGGTTACTCTTATAAGGGACATGTAAAAAGTAAACATAATAAGCAAATAGATCGAATAGAGAAAACTATTAATGTAGTTTAATAATCATTTAatatccttatttatttttattaaattaatttatataaagacTCTTAATTggtgttataattattataattataatatatctTGAAACCATTGACATTTTTTTCCAGATGAttctataaaatgaaaaaatgtaaTTAGAGAAAACTATTGCCACTAAAATTAtgaggaaaataaaatttaataaatatcaaaataaatttatttctagctaaaactaagaaataaatacttggaaatttt is a genomic window containing:
- the LOC107867402 gene encoding uncharacterized protein LOC107867402; this translates as MFCFCQEVDLPSISGYSLLTLIMEHDICKNIPVLMMSSNDSVSTVYRCMLKGSVSTVYRCMLKGAADFLVKPVKKNELNNLGQHVWRTRSASEVPRSLLMKVLHNQRLRPQLKTMLAATIPVVIRLAFRETGNALRNQVMLRAHAQSQSWRMKKIMQKTYWNLLNQIGMHLFQMLQSWRWNYFTKQVID